The Tigriopus californicus strain San Diego chromosome 5, Tcal_SD_v2.1, whole genome shotgun sequence genome includes a region encoding these proteins:
- the LOC131881414 gene encoding uncharacterized protein LOC131881414, which translates to MSSWDGGWPPRPALSTTLSHEGLDGLQNPLWPVNGSTSSSSFHSALSVTSMESWPSLGPLVTHEGPLVMGSSRPSSPFCPHWLSLPEEIHIKVLDLLDPSDLLAYARTCQTARKYVDSQQVWKHQWVKLSRKTPFTFLSSLSLVDLGVNFKDSCRRLWKIMVTEGEIGGLNLIKCVFCKEYTCLPSCIEDRVAKVAIDIGGKITWLITPSYSIKRHLSMIAVPKFLKCYDCDATLNRSDLQSDLVMPSPPEYAYHTHPEQMHEVYCRSRHMASHTALEYCSQPLSEIWLQPPLSRPFCLFCEDQKVNWMICEREIVSNTKNKMKSVRPPYMSGEEEFLNYAAVSPLTNGYCRDTGFILGTNNLDLLSPLIALEHDDAFPVVRAFLIHLFKHYKIINDLQRPYVSLVFTHANIPHTVKEKLIQFLFEEMKISRLCLLPKALAISQLFEIKTCVVVDSGATSTFVWVVLDGKVDENRTQTMSVGGWHVSQCLKQAMAWQEGKDTSGATISSLDTSAVKQKCRLTLNLSREGDHRSGPSRSETLHIKSQNDAQRKLEMTEVTFSSELYLAPEMMYASLDLPSMVREAVKELPDCVLKDCFSHILITGGNTELRGFSQRLSNDLRELMPSHAPIINVCRFPNGNHSWNTVMGAYSVKVPPPYENILQLHEPGTSLWMSREEYVMFGSHQLAGEATN; encoded by the exons ATGAGTTCTTGGGATGGGGGCTGGCCACCCCGCCCTGCCCTCTCGACTACATTGTCGCACGAGGGTTTGGACGGATTGCAAAACCCGTTATGGCCGGTGAATGGCAGCACGTCTTCGTCCTCGTTTCATTCGGCTTTATCCGTCACGTCCATGGAATCCTGGCCATCCTTGGGTCCGCTTGTCACGCACGAGGGCCCCTTAGTCATGGGTTCGTCGAGGCCGTCTAGTCCGTTCTGCCCGCACTGGCTCAGCCTGCCCGAGGAGATCCACATCAAGGTCTTGGACCTCTTGGACCCGTCCGACCTTTTGGCGTACGCTCGAACTTGTCAAACCGCCCGGAAATACGTGGATAGTCAGCAAGTCTG GAAGCACCAATGGGTCAAGTTGAGTCGGAAGACCCCGTTCACGTTCTTGTCAAGTCTGTCCTTGGTCGATTTGGGCGTGAATTTCAAGGACTCGTGCCGGCGGCTGTGGAAGATCATGGTGACCGAAGGCGAGATCGGCGGGTTGAACCTCATCAAATGTGTCTTCTGCAAAGAGTATACATGTCTGCCATCCTGTATTGAGGATCGCGTGGCCAAAGTGGCCATCGATATTGGTGGCAAGATCACCTGGCTGATCACGCCCTCTTACTCGATCAAGCGCCATCTCTCCATGATCGCGGTGCCCAAATTCTTAAAGTGCTATGATTGCGACGCCACACTCAATCGGAGTGACCTCCAAAGCGACCTAGTCATGCCCAGTCCGCCTGAATACGCTTATCACACCCATCCTGAGCAAATGCACGAGGTTTATTGTCGGAGTCGCCATATGGCCTCGCACACGGCCTTGGAGTATTGCTCCCAGCCTTTATCCGAAATTTGGCTGCAGCCGCCATTGAGTCGACCTTTCTGTCTGTTCTGCGAGGACCAAAAGGTCAATTGGATGATTTGCGAGCGCGAAATCGTGTCCAATACGAAGAATAAGATGAAAAGTGTGCGCCCTCCTTACATGTCCGGCGAGGAGGAGTTCCTCAACTATGCGGCTGTGTCGCCCTTGACCAATGGCTATTGTCGGGATACCGGCTTCATCTTGGGCACCAATAATCTCGATCTGCTGTCTCCCCTGATCGCCTTGGAGCACGACGACGCTTTCCCCGTAGTTCGGGCGTTTCTCATCCATTTGTTCAAGCACTACAAAATT ATTAATGACTTGCAACGGCCTTACGTGTCCTTGGTCTTCACACACGCCAATATACCTCACACCGTAAAGGAGAAATTAATTCAATTCCTCTTCGAAGAGATGAAAATCTCAAG ATTATGCCTCTTACCCAAGGCTTTGGCCATTTCCCAACTTTTTGAGATTAAAACTTGCGTGGTCGTTGATTCGGGGGCCACCAGCACTTTTGTTTGGGTGGTTCTGGACGGAAAAGTTGACGAAAACCGCACTCAAACCATGTCTGTGGGTGGATGGCATGTTTCCCAGTGCTTGAAGCAAGCCATGGCTTGGCAAGAGGGTAAAGATACCTCCGGG GCAACCATATCGAGTTTGGATACGTCAGCGGTGAAACAGAAATGTAGGCTGACATTAAACTTGTCCCGCGAAGGTGATCATCGCTCCGGTCCGTCCCGAAGCGAGACTCTTCACATCAAATCTCAGAATGACGCTCAAAGAAAACTGGAAATGACCGAGGTCACCTTTTCCTCGGAGCTGTATTTGGCTCCGGAAATGATGTATGCCTCTTTAGATCTGCCGTCCATGGTCAGAGAGGCTGTCAAAGAACTTCCCGATTGTGTGCTCAAGGACTGCTTTTCTCATATCCTCATCACAG GAGGGAACACGGAACTTCGGGGATTCAGCCAGAGATTGTCTAATGATCTAAGGGAGCTCATGCCCAGTCATGCTCCCATCATCAATGTATGTCGCTTTCCTAATGGAAATCACTCGTGGAACACGGTGATGGGTGCTTATTCTGTCAAAGTTCCTCCACCTTATG AGAACATACTTCAGCTTCATGAACCGGGAACATCGCTGTGGATGTCTCGGGAGGAATATGTCATGTTTGGAAGTCATCAATTAGCCGGAGAAGCCACCAACTAA